A stretch of Synechococcus sp. WH 8020 DNA encodes these proteins:
- a CDS encoding glutathione S-transferase family protein — translation MVLTLYGGQRTRASLPRWYMEEKDISYNLIELNRQEGENLQPEFLAINPFGKLPVLIDSNIFTPNGEPLKLFESGAILLHLAEQYSNDIKTIETKALTSQWLQFVNSTLSIALLVPSHREKEFPRLMKELDHQLENHQPLVGNIWGAADCAVQAYLAYLPWLFPQVDLAPYPSIQATIESVVRRPAYRKAIGAA, via the coding sequence ATGGTGTTGACGCTATACGGAGGTCAAAGAACAAGGGCAAGTCTGCCTCGCTGGTACATGGAAGAAAAAGACATCTCCTACAACTTAATCGAACTGAATCGCCAGGAAGGCGAAAATCTCCAACCAGAATTCCTTGCGATTAACCCGTTCGGAAAACTACCAGTACTGATTGATTCGAACATTTTCACGCCAAACGGGGAGCCTCTTAAACTCTTTGAGAGCGGCGCAATTCTTTTGCATTTAGCAGAACAATATAGCAACGATATCAAAACAATTGAGACCAAAGCATTAACCAGCCAGTGGCTGCAGTTTGTCAACTCAACTTTATCGATTGCCCTATTGGTCCCAAGTCACCGAGAAAAAGAATTTCCGCGGCTGATGAAAGAACTAGATCACCAATTAGAAAACCACCAACCCTTAGTAGGCAACATCTGGGGAGCGGCAGATTGCGCTGTTCAGGCCTACCTAGCCTACTTACCTTGGTTATTTCCCCAAGTCGATCTAGCCCCCTATCCATCCATCCAAGCAACGATCGAATCCGTGGTGCGTCGTCCCGCCTATCGAAAAGCCATCGGAGCAGCTTGA
- a CDS encoding AAA family ATPase, translating to MRLIRSEFASVRRHQNLALDFAPGLTVIGGANESGKSSLVEALHRTLFVRAASSGTAVQDLRSQLHAGHPQIKVEFETSDQHWTLLKRFSGPSGTTQLETKGQVALIGSAAEDQLAHLLGVDEILNSRQVNKTLPSRWAHLWVKQGESGRDLLSLSHDHYDLNNLIECLEQQAEQSLQSPLDQRVHSQLERLVSESLSSRGVRHQSELWKRQEALQAAKERHAESLEQLQDFELSCEELDRVEDKLRNLELEQLPELRRQRQRLLQLQEALQQLKPLTLQQQQLERSCTTLRKLSADSTACQLNLANLGRELQALETTCNAERNHIKKAQQRSEELEQQRQNLEEQGLLLRQRKDRDELHQRLERLNRQHEERQRLTAEHHKLNVAFNNIEGGTAQDLQQLNKTREELQAIAIRIESMATSVLVESADQTIAIEGAQLKEGESCEQAGVFRIDVGEQVRLQISPGEGTGLAPLKETQKSLQIALKAGLKKWKASSLEEAQQRNEQRNLLLQEQALIKAQLTQLAPPAGQQAPNLAELRLQLDALNQGLPSKDLKTDSDHEKELDQCRTHYRKLKDQSDTHQKQVRLLEAHHDFQQKQWQQKLLQQERLKAEQKQRIDQHQSLEREVGSLEQLTQSIESLTSQQRILQANIQELRQPIPSSKNSDPKAELETLDRLEHQLREQRHELGVQRGALLERCESLGQSDLHSAVAEASAKLDLATQAEQQEALLISARSHLLQRFQKARNDLSQRYSNPLKSNINQVLQPLLENPNEGCSLSYDPQDGLKDLSLHREGTLFAFNQLSGGMKEQLNAALRIAIADTLKERHGGCLPLLFDDAFTNTDAQRLQGVLKMLLEAVSRGLQIVVLSCDPDPYKSIANKVIMLD from the coding sequence ATGCGGCTGATTCGCAGTGAATTCGCAAGCGTTCGCCGCCATCAAAACTTGGCTCTGGACTTTGCTCCAGGGTTAACGGTCATTGGCGGAGCCAACGAAAGTGGCAAAAGTTCCTTGGTCGAGGCTCTGCATCGAACGCTGTTTGTGCGTGCTGCCTCCAGCGGGACGGCAGTGCAGGATTTGCGGTCCCAACTTCATGCCGGCCATCCCCAAATCAAGGTGGAATTTGAAACCAGCGACCAACACTGGACCCTTCTCAAACGCTTTAGCGGTCCCAGTGGCACCACCCAATTGGAAACCAAGGGACAGGTGGCCCTGATTGGATCAGCAGCTGAGGATCAATTAGCCCATCTGCTCGGCGTTGACGAGATCCTCAACAGCAGGCAGGTCAACAAGACATTGCCCAGCCGCTGGGCGCATCTTTGGGTGAAGCAGGGCGAGTCAGGTCGCGACTTGCTGAGCCTCAGTCATGACCACTACGACCTCAATAATTTAATCGAATGCTTGGAACAACAGGCTGAGCAATCACTGCAGTCGCCACTGGATCAACGGGTTCACAGCCAACTCGAACGCCTGGTGTCTGAAAGCTTGAGTAGCCGAGGAGTGCGTCACCAAAGCGAACTTTGGAAGCGTCAAGAGGCTCTTCAAGCGGCCAAGGAGCGTCACGCTGAAAGCCTTGAACAACTCCAGGACTTTGAGCTGTCCTGTGAGGAGCTTGATCGGGTTGAAGACAAGCTGCGCAACCTGGAACTCGAGCAATTACCTGAGCTCCGCCGACAGCGCCAACGCTTGCTTCAACTGCAGGAAGCACTTCAACAATTGAAGCCACTCACCCTGCAGCAACAACAACTCGAAAGAAGCTGCACCACTCTTCGCAAACTTTCGGCAGACAGTACGGCCTGTCAACTCAACCTGGCCAACCTGGGGCGTGAACTCCAAGCCTTGGAGACGACCTGCAACGCGGAAAGGAACCACATCAAAAAGGCACAGCAACGGAGCGAAGAACTCGAACAACAACGACAAAACCTGGAAGAGCAAGGCCTTTTGCTTCGACAACGAAAGGACCGCGATGAACTTCATCAACGCCTTGAGAGGCTGAATCGCCAACATGAGGAACGACAACGCTTAACCGCAGAACATCACAAACTCAATGTGGCGTTCAACAACATCGAAGGCGGTACGGCCCAAGACCTTCAACAACTGAACAAAACGCGAGAAGAGCTTCAGGCCATAGCCATCCGCATCGAAAGCATGGCCACAAGCGTGTTGGTGGAATCTGCAGATCAAACGATTGCCATTGAGGGGGCACAGCTGAAGGAAGGTGAATCGTGTGAGCAAGCAGGTGTCTTCCGGATTGACGTGGGAGAGCAGGTCCGACTTCAGATCAGCCCTGGTGAAGGCACAGGACTTGCCCCACTCAAGGAGACACAAAAATCCCTTCAAATCGCGTTGAAAGCTGGATTAAAAAAGTGGAAAGCAAGCTCCCTTGAAGAAGCTCAACAACGCAATGAACAACGCAACCTTCTTCTCCAAGAACAAGCGTTGATCAAAGCCCAACTCACCCAACTCGCCCCTCCCGCAGGACAACAAGCACCCAACCTCGCAGAGTTACGACTCCAGTTGGACGCACTCAATCAAGGCCTTCCCTCCAAAGATCTAAAAACAGATTCAGATCATGAGAAAGAACTGGATCAATGCCGAACTCACTACCGAAAGCTAAAAGACCAAAGCGATACTCATCAAAAACAAGTTCGCCTACTAGAGGCTCATCATGATTTTCAACAGAAACAATGGCAACAAAAGCTCCTTCAACAAGAGCGACTCAAAGCAGAGCAAAAGCAACGCATTGACCAACATCAATCACTTGAAAGAGAGGTGGGATCTCTGGAACAACTCACACAATCGATCGAATCATTGACATCTCAGCAACGAATATTGCAAGCCAACATTCAGGAACTTCGACAACCAATCCCATCCTCAAAAAACTCCGACCCAAAAGCAGAATTAGAGACGCTAGATCGCCTAGAGCATCAGCTCAGAGAACAGCGTCATGAGCTTGGGGTCCAGCGTGGTGCACTCTTAGAACGATGCGAATCTCTTGGGCAAAGCGATCTCCACTCAGCAGTGGCCGAAGCTTCAGCAAAGCTCGACTTAGCCACGCAAGCTGAACAGCAAGAAGCACTCTTGATCAGCGCGCGTAGCCATCTACTACAACGCTTTCAAAAAGCCCGCAACGATCTCTCTCAGCGCTATTCCAATCCTTTGAAATCAAATATCAATCAGGTCCTGCAACCCTTACTGGAAAATCCAAATGAAGGCTGTTCCCTGAGTTATGACCCACAAGATGGTTTAAAAGATCTAAGTTTACATCGCGAGGGCACACTCTTTGCCTTTAACCAACTCAGCGGGGGGATGAAAGAACAATTGAATGCAGCCCTACGCATTGCCATCGCTGACACCCTCAAAGAACGTCATGGGGGCTGCCTTCCCCTGCTCTTCGACGACGCCTTCACCAACACTGACGCTCAGCGCCTGCAGGGAGTTCTAAAGATGCTGCTGGAAGCCGTTTCAAGAGGATTGCAGATCGTTGTTCTGAGCTGTGATCCCGACCCCTACAAATCTATCGCCAACAAAGTAATCATGCTTGATTAA
- a CDS encoding metallophosphoesterase family protein — translation MRLTTKQCRVSADPPALSVRKKSREAAAWGENNRSATVPRFLHTADWQIGKPYHWIEDPQKRARVQQERVNAVSRIAATASEQNLDAVMVAGDLFDSSTVAPALVMEVMEAIASIPCPVLVIPGNHDHGGAGGIWQRRDVQRQMQERCPNLKLLLHTEPQVIAEMVLLPCPLLRQRDSRSPADWLDSLNWSSLPQDQPRVVLAHGSVQAFGAEEQINQLHHNRWPEQEVDYIALGDWHALTQLNPRAWYCGTPEPDRFPTSDQDQRSQALLVDLKRHQPPQVTPIPIGAISWHRIESKVSSGADLQRLKTTIESCVGRKVGKDLLRIELSGQLSFQEHQQLQQLLQDLEQQLLHLRIRGMPDRRPEPGEFQTFLQRDDAPLIQGITKDLASELEANSTSNAEHKGLDRAMLEQAMLELQRIVLEEAEAQEASCG, via the coding sequence ATGAGACTCACGACGAAACAATGCCGTGTATCTGCTGATCCGCCAGCGCTGAGTGTGCGGAAAAAGAGCCGGGAAGCGGCAGCATGGGGTGAGAACAACCGCTCAGCAACGGTGCCACGCTTTCTACACACTGCTGACTGGCAAATCGGCAAGCCTTATCACTGGATTGAGGACCCGCAAAAACGTGCCCGTGTTCAGCAAGAACGGGTCAACGCCGTTTCACGTATTGCTGCCACAGCCAGCGAACAAAACCTTGATGCCGTGATGGTGGCCGGTGATCTATTCGACTCGAGCACGGTGGCTCCAGCCCTTGTGATGGAGGTGATGGAAGCAATCGCGTCGATTCCATGTCCCGTACTTGTCATTCCTGGAAACCATGACCATGGAGGTGCCGGTGGCATATGGCAGCGCCGAGATGTGCAACGACAAATGCAGGAACGTTGCCCCAATTTGAAACTCTTACTTCATACAGAGCCTCAGGTCATTGCAGAAATGGTGTTGCTCCCTTGCCCGTTGCTGCGCCAAAGAGACAGTCGCAGCCCCGCAGATTGGCTGGACTCTTTGAACTGGAGTTCGTTGCCCCAGGATCAACCCAGGGTCGTTCTCGCCCATGGCTCCGTGCAGGCCTTTGGTGCTGAAGAACAGATCAACCAACTGCATCACAATCGATGGCCTGAGCAAGAGGTGGACTACATCGCTCTGGGGGATTGGCATGCCCTAACTCAACTCAACCCGCGCGCTTGGTATTGCGGCACCCCTGAACCCGATCGTTTCCCCACCAGTGATCAAGACCAACGCTCGCAAGCACTTCTGGTTGACCTCAAACGACACCAGCCCCCGCAGGTCACACCAATTCCAATCGGTGCCATCTCCTGGCACAGGATCGAGTCCAAGGTGAGCAGTGGGGCTGATCTTCAACGCCTTAAAACAACGATCGAATCCTGCGTGGGGCGCAAGGTTGGGAAAGATTTATTGAGGATTGAGCTAAGCGGCCAACTGTCTTTTCAAGAGCATCAACAGTTGCAACAGCTGTTACAAGATTTAGAGCAACAACTGCTCCACCTCAGAATCCGCGGGATGCCCGATCGCAGGCCTGAGCCAGGAGAATTTCAAACGTTTCTGCAACGTGACGATGCGCCATTAATCCAGGGCATCACGAAAGATCTTGCATCTGAGTTGGAAGCCAACAGCACCTCCAACGCTGAACACAAGGGATTGGATCGAGCCATGCTCGAACAAGCGATGCTTGAACTGCAAAGGATTGTGCTGGAAGAAGCGGAAGCGCAGGAGGCTTCATGCGGCTGA
- a CDS encoding phosphotransferase enzyme family protein, translated as MADATTRLYPSLDAIAGLFHPPEQITSIDTLGSGNVNDTFLVSLAADADCRAFVMQRLNTSVFEKPELVMRNLLALGTHVQQRLATDPPELAGRRWEIPKVLPTLNSEGHWVEHNGEFWRSITYIGAATTSDVIRDCGHAREVGYGLGMFHHLISDLPICDLADTLEGFHIAPSYLKQYDTVCRDQSQLLEKRLLLDPRLKSALDFVERRRNCVDVLEAACARGELQRRPIHGDPKINNVMLDELSGRAVGLIDLDTVKPGLVHYDIGDCLRSCCNPLGEETLQVELVSFDLKLCRAILEGYLTMGRSFLSEQDFRYLPDCIRLIPFELGLRFLTDYLNGDSYFRTERPSHNLDRALVQFALTQSIEAQGDDLKLMIRELSGAS; from the coding sequence ATGGCCGATGCCACTACTAGGCTTTACCCATCGCTCGATGCGATTGCCGGACTGTTTCACCCGCCCGAGCAAATCACCTCGATTGACACGCTGGGATCTGGAAATGTGAATGACACTTTTTTGGTGTCTTTAGCGGCGGATGCGGATTGTCGTGCCTTTGTGATGCAGCGTCTGAACACGAGCGTGTTCGAAAAGCCCGAGCTGGTGATGCGCAATTTGCTTGCCCTCGGTACGCATGTGCAACAACGTTTGGCGACTGATCCTCCTGAATTGGCTGGACGACGTTGGGAGATTCCAAAGGTGCTCCCAACGCTCAATAGCGAAGGCCATTGGGTTGAGCACAACGGAGAGTTTTGGCGGTCGATTACCTACATCGGAGCGGCCACCACGAGTGATGTGATCCGTGATTGTGGGCATGCGCGAGAGGTTGGATATGGATTGGGCATGTTCCATCACCTCATCAGTGATTTACCGATTTGCGATCTTGCAGACACTCTTGAGGGTTTTCACATCGCCCCGAGCTACCTCAAGCAATACGACACTGTTTGCCGAGACCAATCTCAGTTGCTTGAGAAACGCTTATTGCTCGATCCGCGGCTGAAAAGTGCGCTTGATTTTGTGGAACGTCGCCGCAACTGCGTGGATGTGTTGGAAGCTGCTTGCGCTCGTGGCGAGCTCCAACGCCGTCCGATTCATGGCGACCCCAAAATCAATAATGTGATGCTCGATGAGCTCAGTGGCCGCGCGGTGGGATTGATTGATCTCGATACCGTTAAGCCCGGTTTGGTTCATTACGACATCGGTGATTGCTTGCGTTCTTGCTGCAACCCTCTTGGAGAGGAGACCCTGCAGGTTGAGTTGGTGTCGTTCGATCTCAAGCTCTGTCGGGCGATTCTTGAGGGCTATTTGACGATGGGAAGGTCCTTCCTTTCGGAGCAAGATTTTCGCTACCTACCAGACTGCATTCGCCTAATTCCGTTTGAGCTTGGGTTGCGCTTTTTAACCGACTACCTCAATGGCGATTCTTACTTTCGTACAGAACGTCCTTCTCACAATTTGGATCGAGCCTTGGTGCAATTTGCTCTGACCCAATCGATCGAAGCTCAGGGGGATGACCTAAAACTCATGATTCGCGAACTTTCAGGAGCGAGCTGA
- a CDS encoding DOMON-like domain-containing protein, with translation MSRHPVMVRQVCPLLPQNPQNSPDLLLSAEFVWSEEGLLELSYNLRPAYSDGDLLSLALPPLEPATVLMHGDRCDELWKHNCFEAFIGLPGSQQYWELNVSPLGHWNLYSFESYRQAGSELVEALPPSVTVRQTRRDCRCDVVLDLRPWWPIEEMPELGLAMVVEDRDGQLSYWALSHPGKVADFHDRRSFLIC, from the coding sequence GTGTCGCGCCATCCTGTGATGGTCCGGCAGGTTTGCCCGCTCCTTCCTCAAAATCCTCAAAATTCGCCTGATCTTCTGCTCAGTGCCGAGTTTGTTTGGAGCGAAGAAGGCCTCCTTGAACTCAGCTACAACCTTCGGCCGGCATACAGCGATGGAGACTTGCTTTCTCTTGCGTTGCCTCCACTAGAGCCAGCGACCGTTCTGATGCATGGTGATCGCTGCGATGAGCTTTGGAAGCACAATTGCTTTGAGGCGTTCATCGGTTTGCCTGGTTCTCAGCAGTACTGGGAATTAAACGTATCGCCATTAGGTCACTGGAACCTCTACAGCTTCGAGAGCTATCGGCAGGCTGGATCTGAGTTGGTTGAGGCCTTGCCTCCATCCGTGACCGTTCGACAAACGCGACGGGACTGTCGTTGCGATGTGGTCTTGGATTTACGTCCCTGGTGGCCGATTGAGGAGATGCCAGAACTTGGTTTGGCGATGGTTGTGGAGGACAGAGATGGCCAACTCAGTTATTGGGCTCTTTCCCATCCAGGAAAGGTTGCAGACTTCCATGACCGTCGCAGCTTTCTGATCTGTTGA
- a CDS encoding lytic transglycosylase domain-containing protein has translation MTSVHRLLISLPLLVIPLIWGCRRSTALQANRNQEQAVLEQVEPVELAVPVLPTRPDLPRSPSGAHYPLFPVHSDQLALLLSDIELAIRNPEVSPEAIPPLAHQQQVIYRVLSHRPALADQVRSKLEDRWRWVFDQHLAARRSFLAMHRGPASSTLPAWRIQTPAPPDQLLKAYRSASASTGIDWEVLAAVNLVETGMGRIDGISVANAQGPMQFLPTTWMEPGIGRGGDIRDPWDAIHAAARYLVRRGGLQDIRKGLWGYNNSNHYGRAVVHYADLLKRDPLAYRGLYHWQIHYASSAGDLWLHEGYNQQRPIDVLLYLRQNPHSRPAG, from the coding sequence ATGACTTCAGTCCACCGCCTACTGATTTCTCTTCCCCTGTTGGTGATTCCCCTGATCTGGGGCTGTAGGCGCTCAACCGCACTCCAGGCCAACCGGAATCAAGAACAAGCCGTCCTTGAACAGGTTGAACCAGTGGAACTCGCTGTTCCTGTGCTCCCTACAAGGCCAGATCTTCCCCGCTCTCCTTCTGGAGCGCACTATCCGCTGTTTCCGGTTCATTCCGATCAGCTGGCCCTGTTGTTGTCAGACATCGAGCTTGCGATTCGAAATCCCGAGGTCTCTCCTGAGGCCATTCCCCCTCTTGCGCATCAGCAGCAGGTGATCTATCGGGTGTTGTCGCATCGCCCTGCTCTCGCCGACCAGGTGCGCTCCAAGCTCGAGGACCGCTGGCGCTGGGTGTTTGATCAGCACCTCGCAGCGCGTCGCTCGTTTCTGGCCATGCATCGTGGCCCTGCTTCGTCCACCCTTCCCGCCTGGCGGATCCAAACCCCGGCTCCTCCTGATCAATTGCTCAAGGCTTATCGGAGTGCTTCAGCGTCGACAGGGATTGATTGGGAAGTCCTGGCTGCTGTGAATTTGGTCGAAACGGGAATGGGTCGCATTGATGGCATTTCAGTAGCCAATGCACAAGGTCCGATGCAATTTTTACCCACGACCTGGATGGAACCTGGGATTGGCCGTGGTGGTGACATTCGCGATCCTTGGGATGCCATCCATGCGGCAGCGCGTTACTTGGTTCGTCGTGGCGGCCTTCAGGACATCCGAAAAGGACTCTGGGGCTACAACAACAGCAATCACTACGGCAGGGCTGTTGTTCATTACGCCGACCTGCTGAAACGGGATCCTCTTGCTTATCGGGGTTTGTATCACTGGCAAATTCACTACGCCTCTTCGGCCGGGGATCTCTGGCTCCATGAGGGGTACAACCAGCAACGGCCCATCGATGTCTTGTTGTATTTGCGTCAGAATCCGCACAGCCGTCCTGCAGGTTGA
- a CDS encoding O-acetylhomoserine aminocarboxypropyltransferase/cysteine synthase family protein — protein sequence MTSQRFETLQLHAGQVPDPTTNSRAVPIYQTSSYVFNNAEHGANLFGLKEFGNIYTRLMNPTTDVFEKRVAALEGGVAAVATASGQSAQFLAITNCMQAGDNFVSTSFLYGGTYNQFKVQFPRLGIQVKFADGDDVASFAAQIDDNTKAIYVEAMGNPRFNIPDFDGLSALAKERGIPLIVDNTLGAAGALIRPIEHGADVVVESATKWIGGHGTSLGGVIVDAGTFNWGNGKFPLMSQPSAAYHGLVHWDAFGFGSDVCKMLGLPDERNIAFALRARVECLRDWGPAISPFNSFLLLQGLETLSLRVERHAQNAMALATWLQQHSSVEHVSYPGLPSDPYHATAKRYLTNRGMGCMLMFSLKGGYDDAVRFIDSLKLASHLANVGDSKTLVIHPASTTHQQLSADEQTSAGVTPTMVRVSVGLEHIDDITADFEQALAT from the coding sequence TTGACATCACAACGTTTCGAGACCCTTCAGTTGCATGCTGGTCAGGTCCCTGACCCCACGACAAATTCTCGGGCGGTCCCGATCTACCAGACCAGTTCTTACGTTTTCAACAACGCTGAACACGGTGCAAATCTATTTGGGTTGAAGGAATTCGGGAACATCTACACCCGTTTGATGAACCCCACAACGGATGTTTTTGAAAAGCGCGTTGCAGCTTTGGAGGGAGGCGTGGCCGCCGTCGCGACAGCCTCCGGTCAGTCAGCTCAGTTTTTAGCGATTACAAACTGCATGCAGGCAGGAGACAACTTTGTTTCCACATCCTTTTTGTACGGCGGAACTTATAACCAGTTCAAGGTGCAATTTCCGCGCCTAGGGATTCAGGTCAAGTTTGCTGATGGCGACGATGTTGCCAGCTTCGCTGCACAGATTGATGACAACACCAAGGCGATCTATGTCGAAGCGATGGGTAACCCCCGTTTCAACATTCCCGACTTTGATGGCCTCTCCGCACTCGCTAAGGAACGTGGCATCCCTCTCATTGTCGATAACACACTCGGTGCTGCAGGAGCCTTGATTCGACCGATTGAGCATGGCGCTGATGTGGTGGTGGAGAGCGCTACGAAATGGATTGGTGGACACGGCACCAGTCTTGGTGGTGTGATCGTTGATGCCGGAACTTTCAACTGGGGCAATGGCAAGTTCCCGTTGATGAGTCAGCCGAGCGCTGCTTATCACGGCCTTGTTCACTGGGATGCCTTCGGTTTCGGAAGTGACGTTTGCAAAATGCTGGGGTTACCCGATGAACGCAATATCGCTTTTGCTCTTAGGGCAAGGGTGGAATGTCTTCGCGATTGGGGACCGGCTATCAGTCCCTTTAATAGCTTTTTGTTGCTTCAAGGCTTAGAAACATTGAGCTTGCGCGTGGAAAGGCATGCACAAAATGCGATGGCGTTGGCGACCTGGTTACAGCAGCATTCCAGTGTTGAGCATGTGAGCTATCCCGGATTACCCAGCGACCCTTATCACGCAACTGCCAAGCGCTATCTCACAAACCGTGGAATGGGCTGCATGCTGATGTTCTCCCTGAAGGGTGGCTACGACGATGCGGTGCGTTTCATCGACAGCCTCAAGCTCGCAAGCCATCTCGCCAATGTTGGCGACTCCAAGACGCTGGTGATTCATCCAGCCTCCACGACCCATCAGCAGCTCAGTGCCGATGAGCAAACCTCAGCCGGTGTCACTCCGACCATGGTGCGGGTGTCAGTGGGCTTGGAACACATCGACGACATCACGGCTGATTTTGAGCAGGCTCTGGCGACCTGA